The Globicephala melas chromosome X, mGloMel1.2, whole genome shotgun sequence genome window below encodes:
- the LOC132594445 gene encoding endogenous retrovirus group K member 8 Gag polyprotein-like: MKRRCSNAQNACFKKRVIRGRMLNPGSAALGTKILRSDTSLTVSHLAICPQISVLLHLLRLQNKVIMATTKGPRVDISPSPELYEELEPWYQQRLLVPICLLGESRQIWRLQIISHSAIRAPAVVLDRQREKLRQFVQEQCPWFPEQGTVNIETWQKVGQTLQVYYSHFGPEKVPVDTFTLWNLIRESIAPLPEGQKNPYKYPTEVMDECTPLLSPKTLKDTKVLAATLKDCNLNDNDSEEETESPTDNKFNLLKNPPFDDELPSADQDDLDAAAYDYERRKYEPHGAFSMQETKKNRPKLQDMCPLGRLPTAPPAPLSSSVPPLKRSGHSILNVGGLPPPPPFKAKGPPPPLPFNNNQGKNKKHRRINDEDDDYAFAACFPVIFEDGFDDDDVYWDPLPLKLLKELKKACVDYGPLAPYTMTLIDALANRWMTPYDWIQVTKACLSGGQYLLWKAEYEEEVAKQNALNKKWDKFNIIKDMLLGQGEYDSTQQQMHMGKEALWQVTTCAVNAWKSLPLTPGKASVLTDLRQKSEEPYEDFVSRLLIEINRVITDEDAANMLAKQLAFENANPVCQNLIRPIRKTGSISDFIKQCSDVGPSYMQGIALAAALKGETLPQCVMNMVQKTKNFKGPKGNNCFACGGAGHFSRECPNKNIPSASPIRMISSGNDGVPKTPCQRCGKGNHWTKLCRSKYHKDGYILPPNGVFAGPQAGAQMPIFPAPASPSTPAGTNSGNLLRARPRAQQTIGAIHQTLNPFLPSGESMNCSGPPQAAQDWTSVPPPQQY, translated from the exons TTATTATGGCGACCACGAAGGGACCCAGAGTGGACATCTCTCCTTCACCTGAACTCTACGAGGAACTGGAGCCTTGGTACCAGCAGAGGCTACTTGTGCCCATCTGCCTCCTTGGAGAGTCCAGACAAATTTGG AGGTTGCAGATAATTAGCCACTCAGCGATCCGAGCACCCGCGGTGGTCTTAGACCGccaaagggagaaactgagacaA TTCGTACAGGAACAATGCCCATGGTTTCCAGAACAGGGAACAGTTAATATAGAAACCTGGCAAAAGGTGGGGCAAACTTTGCAAGTATATTACAGTCATTTTGGACCTGAGAAGGTTCCAGTAGATACTTTTACTTTATGGAACCTTATTAGAGAGAGCATTGCTCCCTTGCCTGAAGGTCAAAAGAACCCATATAAATATCCTACAGAAGTAATGGATGAATGTACTCCGTTACTTTccccaaaaacattaaaagatactAAGGTTTTGGCTGCAACTTTAAAAGATTGTAACCTTAATGATAATgactcagaggaggaaactgagtcacctACTGATAATAAGTTTAATTTGTTAAAGAACCCTCCTTTTGATGATGAATTGCCTTCTGCAGATCAGGATGATTTAGATGCTGCTGCATATGAttatgaaagaaggaaatatgaaccccatggtgctTTTTCTatgcaagaaactaagaaaaataggccTAAATTACAGGATATGTGCCCTTTGGGTCGTTTACCGACCGCCCCACCGGCACCTCTAAGTTCTTCAGTTCCCCCTTTAAAAAGGTCAGGGCATTCAATTTTAAATGTTGGGGGCCTACCGCCTCCACCACCTTTTAAGGCCAAGGGCCCACCACCTCCACTACCTTTTAATAATAatcaaggcaaaaataaaaagcataggagaataaatgatgaggatgatgattaTGCTTTTGCGGCCTGTTTTCCAGTCATTTTTGAGGAtggttttgatgatgatgatgtatatTGGGATCCCTtgcctttaaaacttttaaaagaacttaaaaaggcCTGTGTAGATTATGGACCGTTGGCACCTTATACTATGACTCTTATAGATGCCTTGGCAAATAGATGGATGACTCCATATGACTGGATTCAGGTTACAAAGGCCTGTTTATCGGGAGGACAATATTTACTTTGGAAGGCAGAATATGAGGAAGAGGTGGCTAAACAAAATGCTTTAAATAAGAAATGggataaatttaatattattaaagataTGTTATTAGGTCAAGGAGAATATGACTCAACCCAACAGCAGATGCATATGGGAAAGGAGGCCTTATGGCAAGTAACTACGTGTGCAGTGAATGCCTGGAAGTCTTTGCCTTTGACTCCAGGAAAGGCCTCTGTTTTGACAGATTTAAGACAAAAGTCTGAGGAGCCATATGAGGATTTTGTTTCTCGCTTGCTAATAGAGATAAACCGAGTGATAACTGATGAGGATGCAGCTAATATGTTGGCTAAACAACTAGCCTTTGAAAATGCCAATCCTGTTTGTCAGAACCTGATTCGCCCTATTAGAAAAACTGGAagtatttcagattttattaaacAATGTTCTGACGTTGGTCCCTCCTATATGCAAGGGATTGCTTTGGCAGCTGCCCTAAAGGGAGAAACACTTCCTCAATGCGTGATGAATAtggttcaaaaaacaaaaaactttaaggGGCCAAAAGGAAATAATTGTTTTGCTTGTGGAGGCGCAGGTCATTTTAGTAGGGAATGtcctaataaaaatataccttCAGCAAGTCCTATTAGAATGATATCTTCTGGTAATGATGGGGTCCCAAAGACTCCTTGCCAaagatgtgggaaaggaaatcattGGACTAAATTGTGTAGGAGTAAATATCACAAGGACGGATATATTCTTCCCCCTAATGGGGTTTTTGCAGGGCCTCAGGCTGGAGCTCAGATGCCAATATTTCCTGCACCTGCTTCTCCAAGTACACCTGCTGGAACTAATTCGGGAAACTTACTTCGGGCCCGACCCCGGGCCCAACAAACAATAGGGGCAATTCACCAGACGCTCAATCCCTTTCTTCCCTCAGGGGAATCGATGAATTGTTCAGGGCCACCCCAGGCAGCGCAGGATTGGACCTCTGTGCCACCTCCGCAACAATATTAA